The Candidatus Saccharimonadales bacterium genomic interval CCGATACCAAAAACACCAAGGTCGTGATGATGACGGCCCTCGACCAACAATCCGATAAAGAACGGGGCCAAAAACTAGGAGCCAACGAATACTTGATCAAATCCCAGGTCACGCTCGAAGACGTCGTTAAAACCGTCAAGCAACTACTGGGTTAGCCGAAGCCAAAACTTACTAAAAAGTTGGACCTGACCAGGGTCCATTTTTGGATTAATGGCGCTTATGTAAACTAGGCCGCAGTGTTAGCATCGGCTCTAGGAAGGGAGGTGGAAGATGGACGAGCCAACTCGCGATTACGAGGAGCAGCCGCGCTCAGCCGAGCATGACTTTTACGAAAGTCTGGCTCAGCCGTTGCCGTCGCTCTACGATGCCGGCCTCGAGCCGCCGGAAGCAGAGACTGACCAATTTTTATCACCTTGGGCCATCATCGGTGTTATTGTGCTGGGCCTCTTAGTTATTTTGGCCCTACTAGTAGCGCTGGGTGTTTTTAGCAACATCCCGGCTTGAGCCCGTGATATCATAGGGCCAATGAGGCTGAATCAATTTTTGGCCCGGGCCACCGGGATGAGCCGACGCGGGGCTGACCAGGCTCTTGCGAGTGGTCGAATTAGCGTTAATGGCCAAGTGGCAACTCTCGGTCAACAGATTGATCCGGCTAAGGATCTAGTCGAGTCTGATAATAAAACCCTCGAGCTAGCGCCCGCGATTACGATTATCTTGAACAAACCAGTTGGCCTAGTGACCAGCCGCCGTGGCCAGGGTAGCGGCACAATTTATGATTTGCTACCAAAAGACTTACAAAACCTAAAACCAGCCGGGCGCCTGGATAAAGGTAGTTCTGGTTTGTTGGTTTTAACCAATGATGGCGCTTTGGCTCAGAGCCTCATCCACCCCAGCCGAGCCAAAACCAAATGTTATCAAGTCAGGCTTGATCGAGCACTCGAACCAGCTGATCGCATGAGTTTGGAGACTGGCGTCCAACTGCGTGAAGGTTTGAGTGTCATTAAGGTAACCCGGCAACAGCATAATCGGATCGAAGTAGAGCTTCAAACCGGCTGGAATCGACAGATTCGGCGCACCTTCGAAGCTTTGGGGTACCAAGTGCTGAGTCTCCACCGCACCAGCATTGGTCCATTGCAGCTGGGCCAATTAAAACCGGGTCAGTGGCGTGATCTCAGCGAGCAAGAGCAATCGTGGTTGGATTAATTATTGGACTTATAGCCTTGATGCAGCTGGTTGGCTTAACCGGTTTGAGAGCGCCAACAGATTGGTTGACCAGCCGAGCTCAAGCGCCATCCCATGAAGTCCAAATGCCAGCCTACCATACTCAATCTACTCCAGTCGGGGCAGTCCCAAATCTGAATTTATCAGCTGGCGGAGTTATCGCTATCGATGCGGCCACCGGGCAAGTCTTGTATCAAAAAGCGGCCGATCAGCCCCGCGCGATTGCTTCAATTACTAAAATCTTTACAGCTCTCGTCATCCTGCGCGATCATAATCCGGACGAAACCGTTACCGTGCCGGTGCTGCCAGCTTATCCCAATGGAGCCGTGACTTTAGGACTAGTGGCCGGCCAGCAGTTTAAACTGGGTGATTTAGTTAAAGCCGCCTTAATCCCATCGGCCAACGATGCCGCTGATACACTGGCCATCTACGACGCTGGTTCGGTGGCTAATTTCGCTACTAAATTAAATTCCCTAGCGGCTAGCTGGGGCCTAACGAATCTGCACTTAGCCAATGCCAACGGACTTGATGATACCGGCAACAATGCCTCGCCCCAAGCCTTGGCTAGTGCCGCTAGATTATTGCTAGCTAGTCCGAGCGCCAAGGTGGTTGCGGCAACCAGCGATGGCTACATCAGCGACCTCAGTGGCCACCAATATCATTTGATTAGCACCAATGAGCTATTGAAAGATCCCAGTTTTTCTGGTATAAAAACAGGTTATACGCCGGTGGCCGGACAATGTTTGCTAGCTACCTCCAACATTCATGGCCAT includes:
- a CDS encoding pseudouridine synthase; amino-acid sequence: MRLNQFLARATGMSRRGADQALASGRISVNGQVATLGQQIDPAKDLVESDNKTLELAPAITIILNKPVGLVTSRRGQGSGTIYDLLPKDLQNLKPAGRLDKGSSGLLVLTNDGALAQSLIHPSRAKTKCYQVRLDRALEPADRMSLETGVQLREGLSVIKVTRQQHNRIEVELQTGWNRQIRRTFEALGYQVLSLHRTSIGPLQLGQLKPGQWRDLSEQEQSWLD
- a CDS encoding serine hydrolase, translated to MVGLIIGLIALMQLVGLTGLRAPTDWLTSRAQAPSHEVQMPAYHTQSTPVGAVPNLNLSAGGVIAIDAATGQVLYQKAADQPRAIASITKIFTALVILRDHNPDETVTVPVLPAYPNGAVTLGLVAGQQFKLGDLVKAALIPSANDAADTLAIYDAGSVANFATKLNSLAASWGLTNLHLANANGLDDTGNNASPQALASAARLLLASPSAKVVAATSDGYISDLSGHQYHLISTNELLKDPSFSGIKTGYTPVAGQCLLATSNIHGHSVITVVLGSQDRFGETKQLTQAIERSITWPEPPS